In Kordia antarctica, the following proteins share a genomic window:
- a CDS encoding cyclase family protein codes for MICTIQRKTTKHQIDLSKPLDISIPLRASKENVNAWYLDAPEISPVRTENWVGSVKEGGDVNFNNISFNPHSHGTHTECVGHITEEVFSVNQQLKQFFFHAELITVVPEKKGGDYIISRKQLQNVIGNKKREAIVIRTLPNFRDKKNKQYSNTNPPYIEEDGAIYLREKGIKHLLIDLPSVDKEKDDGKLLAHNAFWNTGGDMRMNATITEFIFVANSIKDGAYYVNIQIAPFENDASPSKPILYKIEK; via the coding sequence ATGATTTGTACTATTCAACGTAAAACGACAAAACACCAAATAGATTTATCAAAACCATTGGATATTTCCATTCCTTTACGCGCTTCTAAAGAAAACGTAAATGCGTGGTATTTGGATGCTCCAGAAATTTCGCCTGTTCGCACGGAAAATTGGGTTGGAAGTGTAAAAGAAGGCGGCGACGTTAATTTTAATAATATTTCATTTAATCCGCATTCGCACGGAACACATACAGAATGTGTTGGACATATTACGGAAGAAGTATTTTCTGTAAATCAACAATTAAAGCAATTTTTCTTTCATGCAGAGCTCATTACGGTTGTTCCTGAAAAAAAAGGTGGAGATTATATAATTTCTAGAAAACAGTTGCAAAACGTAATCGGAAACAAGAAACGAGAAGCGATTGTGATTCGTACATTGCCAAATTTTAGAGACAAGAAAAATAAACAGTATTCGAATACAAATCCGCCGTACATAGAAGAAGATGGCGCAATATATCTTAGAGAAAAGGGAATTAAACACTTATTAATTGATCTTCCAAGTGTGGATAAAGAAAAAGATGATGGTAAATTGTTAGCGCACAATGCGTTTTGGAATACAGGTGGCGATATGCGTATGAACGCGACAATTACGGAGTTTATTTTTGTTGCAAATAGTATAAAAGACGGCGCGTATTATGTAAATATACAAATTGCACCTTTTGAAAATGATGCTTCACCGAGTAAGCCAATTTTATATAAAATAGAAAAGTAA
- the hemW gene encoding radical SAM family heme chaperone HemW — MAGIYIHIPFCKQACHYCDFHFSTSLSKKDEMISAIQKELFLRKSELSETTIETIYFGGGTPSMLSLEEIQAILKTVYENYKVSHNPEITLEANPDDLTEIKIKELAASPINRLSIGIQSFFEEHLQAMNRAHVAEEAKKCLELATHYFDNITIDLMYGVPNMTIEQWKTNLETAFSFGINHISSYALTVEPKTALEKFIRQGKYPNVSEEEALAHFTILVEETEKQGFIHYEISNFGKPNYFSKHNTSYWKGATYIGIGPGAHSFQKTMRSWNVSNNPLYIKSIKENNLPSTTENLSLDDQYNEYVMTGLRTIWGISLVYIQQEFGGSYVDHTLHIAKTHLQEKTISQEAIFIKTTQKGKFLCDGIASDFFRI; from the coding sequence ATCGCTGGAATTTATATACATATCCCATTTTGTAAACAAGCATGTCATTATTGTGATTTTCACTTTTCTACGTCTTTATCGAAGAAAGATGAAATGATTTCTGCGATTCAAAAAGAATTATTTTTACGAAAATCAGAATTGTCAGAAACTACGATTGAAACCATTTATTTTGGCGGCGGAACACCAAGTATGTTATCGCTAGAAGAAATACAAGCGATTTTGAAAACTGTATATGAAAACTATAAAGTTTCACACAATCCAGAAATTACCTTAGAAGCAAATCCTGACGATTTAACCGAAATAAAAATTAAAGAATTGGCGGCTTCTCCGATTAATCGATTGAGTATTGGAATTCAATCGTTTTTTGAGGAACATTTACAAGCAATGAATCGTGCGCATGTTGCTGAAGAAGCTAAAAAGTGTTTGGAATTGGCAACTCATTATTTTGATAATATTACTATCGATTTGATGTACGGTGTGCCGAATATGACAATTGAACAGTGGAAAACGAATTTGGAGACTGCGTTCAGTTTTGGAATCAATCATATTTCAAGTTATGCATTAACGGTTGAACCGAAAACGGCGTTGGAAAAATTCATCCGACAAGGAAAATATCCAAATGTTTCAGAAGAAGAAGCACTTGCGCATTTCACCATTTTGGTGGAAGAAACTGAAAAACAGGGATTTATACATTACGAAATTTCCAATTTTGGAAAACCTAACTATTTTTCCAAACATAATACCTCGTATTGGAAAGGCGCAACGTATATAGGAATTGGTCCTGGCGCGCATTCGTTTCAGAAAACAATGAGAAGTTGGAATGTTTCAAACAATCCGTTGTACATAAAAAGTATTAAAGAAAACAACTTGCCTTCTACAACAGAAAATCTCTCTTTAGACGATCAATATAACGAATATGTAATGACAGGTTTGCGTACCATTTGGGGAATTTCTTTGGTATATATTCAACAAGAATTTGGAGGAAGTTACGTAGATCACACCTTACATATTGCAAAAACGCATTTACAAGAAAAAACAATTTCACAAGAAGCAATATTTATCAAAACAACACAAAAAGGAAAGTTTTTGTGTGACGGAATTGCTTCAGATTTTTTTAGGATTTAA